A region from the Bacillota bacterium genome encodes:
- a CDS encoding DUF1540 domain-containing protein, which produces MPGVKCTIDNCHYWVPGNECQAREILITNDAVAAKLPNRYDAKEVDSIVNVIGESPASTCTDTCCKTFEQGGSKRGQGGGG; this is translated from the coding sequence GTGCCAGGAGTGAAGTGCACCATCGACAACTGCCATTACTGGGTCCCGGGGAACGAATGTCAAGCTCGGGAGATCCTCATCACCAATGACGCCGTCGCGGCGAAGCTGCCCAACCGTTATGACGCCAAGGAGGTCGACTCGATCGTCAACGTGATCGGCGAGAGCCCGGCCTCGACGTGCACGGATACCTGCTGCAAGACCTTCGAGCAGGGGGGGAGCAAGCGGGGCCAGGGCGGCGGGGGCTAG